The following are from one region of the Pelodiscus sinensis isolate JC-2024 unplaced genomic scaffold, ASM4963464v1 ctg48, whole genome shotgun sequence genome:
- the LOC102450211 gene encoding angiogenin-2-like isoform X2: MGLRAAPLLLLTALLLAGASAGRERDPDRYKHFLNQHYDPSPTGHNARYCNRKMRSINGLRKPDARPGPKDCKETNTFIHDNINSIKAVCTPHGGEDYVTPAGQRMRRSRGPLSVTTCTLSGGSPPNNCEYRATHGARTIVIACDGQGRPEHFDENWIVAA; encoded by the coding sequence ATGGGGCTGAGAGccgcccccctgctgctgctgacgGCGCTGCTGCTCGCGGGAGCCTCCGCCGGCCGAGAGCGGGACCCAGACCGGTACAAGCACTTCCTGAACCAGCACTACGATCCCAGTCCAACGGGTCATAACGCCAGGTACTGCAACCGCAAGATGCGCAGCATAAACGGCCTGCGAAAACCGGACGCCAGACCGGGGCCCAAAGACTGCAAGGAGACCAACACCTTCATCCACGACAACATCAACAGCATCAAAGCCGTGTGCACCCCCCATGGGGGCGAGGACTACGTCACCCCAgccgggcagcgcatgcgccgcaGCCGGGGACCACTCTCGGTCACCACCTGCACGTTAAGCGGAGGATCCCCCCCCAACAACTGCGAGTACAGGGCGACCCACGGCGCCCGGACCATCGTCATCGCCTGTGacgggcagggccggcccgagcactTCGACGAGAACTGGATCGTAGCAGCATAA
- the LOC102450211 gene encoding angiogenin-2-like isoform X1, with the protein MSDPPADAMGLRAAPLLLLTALLLAGASAGRERDPDRYKHFLNQHYDPSPTGHNARYCNRKMRSINGLRKPDARPGPKDCKETNTFIHDNINSIKAVCTPHGGEDYVTPAGQRMRRSRGPLSVTTCTLSGGSPPNNCEYRATHGARTIVIACDGQGRPEHFDENWIVAA; encoded by the exons ATGAGC GACCCTCCGGCAGACGCCATGGGGCTGAGAGccgcccccctgctgctgctgacgGCGCTGCTGCTCGCGGGAGCCTCCGCCGGCCGAGAGCGGGACCCAGACCGGTACAAGCACTTCCTGAACCAGCACTACGATCCCAGTCCAACGGGTCATAACGCCAGGTACTGCAACCGCAAGATGCGCAGCATAAACGGCCTGCGAAAACCGGACGCCAGACCGGGGCCCAAAGACTGCAAGGAGACCAACACCTTCATCCACGACAACATCAACAGCATCAAAGCCGTGTGCACCCCCCATGGGGGCGAGGACTACGTCACCCCAgccgggcagcgcatgcgccgcaGCCGGGGACCACTCTCGGTCACCACCTGCACGTTAAGCGGAGGATCCCCCCCCAACAACTGCGAGTACAGGGCGACCCACGGCGCCCGGACCATCGTCATCGCCTGTGacgggcagggccggcccgagcactTCGACGAGAACTGGATCGTAGCAGCATAA